The following are from one region of the Etheostoma spectabile isolate EspeVRDwgs_2016 chromosome 2, UIUC_Espe_1.0, whole genome shotgun sequence genome:
- the LOC116696631 gene encoding small integral membrane protein 26: protein MNLKDVWKWNTRLSAVYALGIWTMVGSYAYFRYTGRFKDTPVKEEVQEPEDPNKVVYLSDHSKTVIVYKKDFVPYSTRIYNYIKSFSSQPGRGDGDK from the exons ATGAATCTCAAAGACGTGTGGAAGTGGAACACGCGCCTGTCCGCAGTGTACGCTCTCGGTATCTGGACCATGGTCGGTTCTTACGCCTACTTCAGGTACACAGGGCGCTTTAAGGACACGCCAG TGAAAGAAGAGGTGCAAGAGCCGGAAGATCCGAACAAGGTTGTCTACCTGTCTGATCACTCCAAAACTGTCATCGTCTACAAGAAAGACTTTGTCCCGTACAGCACACGGATCTACAATTACATCAAATCCTTCAGCAGTCAACCTGGGCGTGGAGACGGTGACAAATAG
- the LOC116696438 gene encoding 4-trimethylaminobutyraldehyde dehydrogenase, translating into MSPPSPNQTHSTPSAEVHTRSSLFLSLNMAQSILDTMPGATTGTVLVTDPLNFWGGKRVRPRQEKNAEPVFEPATGRVLCQMVPCGAEEVEEAIESAHAAYLKWSKMAGMERARVMLEAARLIRERREKIAKLETINNGKSITETLVDIDISWQTIEYYAGLAGTLAGQHVQLPGGSFAYTRREPLGVCVGIGAFNYPFQIAAWKSAPAMACGNAIVYKPSPMTPVTAVILAEIYKEAGVPDGLFCVVQGGADTGTLLCHHPKVAKVSFTGSVATGKKVMEMSAKGVKQVTLELGGKSPLLIFKDCELENAVKGALMANFLTQGQVCCNGTRVYVQREILPRFLEEVVKRTKAISVGDPLLDGTRMGALISKTQLEKVLGFVNQAKKEGAKVLCGGEPFVPSDPKLKGGFFMSPCVLDNCRDDMTCVKEEIFGPVMSVLPFDTEEEVIQRANNTTFGLASGVFTRDISRAHRVAEKMEAGTCFINNYNVSPVEVPFGGYKMSGFGRENGQVTIEYYSQLKTVVVEMGDVENYF; encoded by the exons ATGTCCCCTCCCAGTCCAAATCAAACTCACTCCACTCCGTCTGCTGAAGTACACACACG gtcctctctctttctctctctgaataTGGCTCAGTCAATTCTCGACACCATGCCCGGAGCCACAACAGGGACCGTGCTGGTTACAGATCCTCTGAACTTCTGGGGTGGGAAGCGAGTGAGGCCCAGGCAGGAGAAAAACGCAGAGCCCGTGTTTGAACCTGCGACTG GCCGTGTCCTGTGTCAGATGGTACCCTGTGGTgctgaggaggtggaggaggccATAGAGAGTGCCCACGCTGCCTACCTAAAGTGGAGCAAGATGGCAGGCATGGAGAGGGCTCGGGTGATGTTAGAGGCGGCCCGCCTTATCAGG gAAAGAAGGGAGAAGATTGCAAAGTTAGAAACAATCAACAATGGCAAGTCCATCACTGAAACACTGGTGGATATTGATATATCCTGGCAGACCATTGAGTACTATGCTGGCCTGGCTGGTACCCTTGCAG GCCAACACGTCCAGCTGCCTGGTGGATCATTTGCGTACACGCGGAGGGAGCCCctcggtgtgtgtgtaggaaTCGGTGCGTTTAATTACCCCTTCCAGATCGCTGCATGGAAATCTGCTCCTGCTATGGCATGTG GTAACGCCATTGTATATAAGCCCTCTCCAATGACTCCTGTGACTGCCGTGATTCTGGCTGAGATCTACAAAGAGGCAGGAGTACCCGATGGGCTCTTCTGTGTGGTTCAAGGTGGAGCTGACACTGGCACCTTGCTCTGCCATCACCCAAAGGTGGCCAAAGTTTCCTTCACTGGCAGTGTGGCAACCGGCAAAAAG GTCATGGAAATGTCTGCAAAGGGGGTGAAGCAGGTGACTCTGGAGCTTGGAGGGAAATCTCCCCTCCTGATCTTCAAAGACTGTGAGCTGGAAAACGCAGTGAAGGGAGCACTCATGGCAAACTTCCTGACACAGGGACAG GTTTGCTGCAATGGGACCAGAGTGTATGTGCAAAGAGAGATCCTGCCCCGGTTCCTGGAAGAAGTGGTGAAGAGGACCAAGGCCATCTCTGTGGGGGACCCCCTTTTGGATGGCACCCGCATGGGAGCGCTGATCAGCAAGACGCAATTGGAGAAAGTGCTGGGCTTTGTCAATCAGGCCAAGAAAGAG gGAGCCAAAGTGCTTTGTGGAGGAGAGCCATTTGTCCCCAGTGACCCCAAATTGAAAGGGGGCTTTTTCATGTCACCCTGTGTACTCG ATAACTGCAGAGATGACATGACCTGTGTGAAGGAGGAGATCTTCGGCCCAGTCATGTCTGTGCTGCCTTTCGACACGGAGGAAGAAGTGATCCAAAGGGCCAACAACACCACCTTTGGATTGGCTTCTGGAGTCTTCACCAG GGACATTTCTCGAGCCCATCGTGTGGCTGAGAAAATGGAGGCAGGGACCTGCTTCATCAACAACTACAACGTCAGCCCCGTGGAAGTGCCATTTGGAGGATACAAGATGTCGG GCTTTGGCAGAGAGAACGGCCAGGTGACAATCGAGTACTACTCCCAGCTGAAGACTGTGGTTGTGGAAATGGGCGACGTCGAGAACTACTTCTAA